In Aegilops tauschii subsp. strangulata cultivar AL8/78 chromosome 3, Aet v6.0, whole genome shotgun sequence, one genomic interval encodes:
- the LOC109754047 gene encoding ethylene-responsive transcription factor ERF071-like, with amino-acid sequence MPPRRRGASIYRGVRVCPSGTYFAEIRLGGGMRLRLGTFDTAQEGARAYDAAAWRLRRSRQDMNFADVATRERAQELAPFPRLVTDEDRRKNRRRERHLSLAEMDEEAMALWSHRFPQDIINEELAPRVARLLEML; translated from the exons ATGCCGCCTCGCCGCCGGGGAGCTTCCATctaccgcggcgtccgcgtgTGTCCGTCCGGCACCTACTTCGCCGAGATTCGGTTGGGCGGCGGCATGCGCCTCCGCCTCGGAACCTTCGACACCGCTCAGGAGggcgcccgcgcgtacgacgctgcggcgtggcgcctccggcgGTCCCGTCAGGACATGAACTTCGCCGACGTggcgacgcgggagcgggcacaggagTTGGCGCCTTTCCCGCGGCTtgtcaccgacgaggatcgtcgcaaGAACCGGAGGCGGGAGCGCCATCTCAGCCtggccgagatggacgaggaagccatggcgctgtggagCCATCGCTTCCCGCAAGACATCATCAATGAGGAACT CGCGCCGCGCGTTGCGCGgctgctggagatgctctaa